One window from the genome of Hippocampus zosterae strain Florida chromosome 7, ASM2543408v3, whole genome shotgun sequence encodes:
- the lsm10 gene encoding U7 snRNA-associated Sm-like protein LSm10, giving the protein MESESTEGPLLSQAESFSSIRERTIAENSMVVLLQGLRGEVTTVDLRNESTARGRVINVDAFMNVRLEEVLYRDPKGRLTKLQDLFITGRNIRYVHIPDHMDIMKTIQGQLAKIHRVRNFAKEGGGRKEFAKNTN; this is encoded by the coding sequence GCTGTTAAGCCAAGCGGAGAGTTTCAGCTCCATCCGGGAGCGCACCATCGCGGAGAACAGCATGGTGGTGCTCCTGCAGGGCCTGCGGGGGGAGGTGACCACAGTGGACCTGAGGAACGAGAGCACAGCACGGGGCCGGGTGATCAACGTGGATGCGTTCATGAACGTACGCTTGGAGGAGGTGCTCTATCGTGACCCCAAAGGGCGCCTCACGAAGCTGCAGGATCTCTTTATCACCGGTAGAAACATCCGCTATGTTCACATCCCCGACCACATGGACATCATGAAGACTATACAGGGCCAGTTGGCGAAGATCCACCGTGTCCGCAATTTTGCCAAAGAAGGAGGCGGCAGAAAGGAGTTTGCCAAGAATACAAATTAA